In Micromonospora sp. NBC_01813, the following are encoded in one genomic region:
- a CDS encoding MerR family transcriptional regulator, protein MYRPVDLARAHGLSAQAVRNYEQAGVIPPAARTASGYRVYTDDHAGALDAYVALVPGYGYRAAGEIMRSVLRGDLPTALAVLDTGHVQRQRDRETVDRVASAAVVLASSTPAASGPDRPVSVGVLAHRLGVTPATLRKWERAGILAPARSRTARSYSPDDVRDAELAHLLRRGGYPLARIAAVIEQVHAAGGPGPLASSIDQWRERLTARGRAMLTGSARLADYLAFLERTHRDGPVSPDP, encoded by the coding sequence GTGTACCGGCCGGTGGATTTGGCACGGGCACACGGGCTGTCCGCGCAGGCGGTCCGCAACTACGAGCAGGCCGGGGTCATCCCGCCGGCCGCCCGGACGGCGAGCGGCTACCGGGTCTACACCGACGACCATGCGGGCGCGCTGGACGCCTACGTCGCGCTTGTCCCGGGGTACGGCTACCGCGCGGCCGGTGAGATCATGAGGTCGGTGCTCCGCGGCGACCTCCCGACGGCCCTGGCCGTCCTCGACACCGGCCATGTGCAGCGTCAACGCGACCGGGAAACCGTGGACCGGGTCGCTTCGGCGGCGGTCGTGCTGGCGTCGTCCACGCCGGCCGCGTCAGGCCCGGACCGGCCTGTCTCGGTCGGTGTCCTCGCCCACCGGCTCGGTGTCACCCCGGCCACCCTGCGCAAATGGGAACGCGCCGGGATCCTGGCCCCGGCCCGGTCCCGGACCGCGCGGTCCTACTCACCCGACGACGTACGCGACGCCGAACTCGCCCATCTTCTGCGGCGCGGCGGTTACCCGCTGGCTCGCATCGCGGCCGTGATCGAGCAGGTTCACGCTGCGGGTGGGCCGGGACCGCTGGCGAGCTCGATCGACCAGTGGCGGGAGCGGCTCACGGCCCGCGGCCGGGCGATGCTCACCGGATCCGCCCGCCTCGCGGACTACCTGGCCTTCCTCGAGCGGACCCACCGTGACGGTCCCGTCTCGCCCGATCCGTAG
- a CDS encoding cytochrome ubiquinol oxidase subunit I, whose product MDALDIARWQFGVTTVYHFLFVPLTIGLSLLVAILQTAWHRTGDDRYLKLTKFYGKLFLINFAMGIVTGIVQEFQFGMNWSDYSRFVGDIFGVPLAIEALLAFFLESTFLGLWIFGWDRLPKALHLATIWLASFGSIISAWFILAANSWMQNPVGYRINPDTGRAELTDFIAVLTNKVTLITFPHTLAGCFMVAGALVLAVALWHLIRHPDGPDTAAFRTATKLGAWTTLIATAAVIGTGDIQGKIMTQVQPMKMAAAEGLYTTESPASFSVFTIGTLDGSREIWALKIPYLLSWLSTGDPTGQVQGINDLQAQYAAQYGPGNYSPIIPVTYWSFRFMIGFGLATAAIALWALWTTRRGRTPTGRWLLRAGLALPILPLLANTFGWIFTEMGRQPWIVFGEMLTRDGVSRSVSLTEVLISFTSFTLIYAALAVIEVKLLIRYARNGLPDTTPDPPPDDHDDTDLHRPLAATY is encoded by the coding sequence GTGGACGCGCTCGACATAGCCCGCTGGCAGTTCGGTGTCACCACCGTCTACCACTTCCTCTTCGTCCCCCTCACCATCGGACTCAGCCTGCTCGTCGCCATCCTGCAGACCGCCTGGCACCGCACCGGCGACGACCGCTACCTCAAACTCACCAAGTTCTACGGAAAACTCTTCCTCATCAACTTCGCCATGGGCATCGTCACCGGCATCGTCCAAGAATTCCAGTTCGGCATGAACTGGAGCGACTACTCCCGATTCGTCGGCGACATCTTCGGCGTACCCCTGGCCATCGAAGCCCTCCTCGCCTTCTTCCTCGAATCCACCTTCCTCGGACTCTGGATATTCGGCTGGGACCGCCTCCCCAAAGCCCTCCACCTCGCCACCATCTGGCTCGCCTCATTCGGCAGCATCATCAGCGCCTGGTTCATCCTCGCCGCCAACTCCTGGATGCAGAACCCCGTCGGCTACCGCATCAACCCCGACACCGGCCGCGCCGAACTCACCGACTTCATCGCCGTCCTCACCAACAAAGTCACCCTCATCACCTTCCCCCACACCCTCGCCGGCTGCTTCATGGTCGCCGGCGCACTCGTCCTCGCCGTCGCCCTCTGGCACCTCATCCGCCACCCCGACGGCCCCGACACCGCCGCCTTCCGCACCGCCACCAAACTCGGCGCCTGGACCACTCTCATCGCCACCGCCGCCGTCATCGGCACCGGCGACATCCAAGGCAAAATCATGACCCAGGTCCAACCCATGAAAATGGCCGCCGCCGAAGGCCTCTACACCACCGAAAGCCCCGCATCGTTCTCCGTCTTCACCATCGGCACCCTCGACGGCAGCCGCGAAATCTGGGCTCTCAAAATCCCCTACCTGCTGTCCTGGCTCTCCACCGGCGACCCCACCGGACAAGTCCAGGGCATCAACGACCTCCAAGCCCAGTACGCCGCCCAGTACGGACCCGGCAACTACAGCCCGATCATCCCCGTCACCTACTGGAGCTTCCGCTTCATGATCGGATTCGGGCTCGCCACCGCCGCCATCGCACTCTGGGCCCTGTGGACCACCCGCCGCGGCCGCACCCCCACCGGCCGCTGGCTGCTCCGCGCCGGCCTCGCCCTGCCCATCCTGCCGCTGCTCGCCAACACCTTCGGCTGGATCTTCACCGAGATGGGCCGCCAACCCTGGATCGTCTTCGGCGAAATGCTCACCCGCGACGGCGTCAGCCGCAGCGTCTCCCTCACCGAAGTCCTCATCTCCTTCACCTCCTTCACCCTCATCTACGCCGCCCTCGCCGTCATCGAAGTCAAACTCCTCATCCGCTACGCCCGAAACGGTCTCCCCGACACCACACCCGACCCCCCACCAGACGACCACGACGACACCGACCTCCACCGGCCACTCGCCGCCACCTACTGA
- a CDS encoding dynamin family protein: MSGGGGGGAPAALGTLLAGAVDTCLGFVRKADPDAAAEIDSQRRREVTQPSVVVVGETKRGKSSLVNALIGVTGLSPVDAAVATSAYLEFGHGPAAAAVAFVPGVAEPVPVPVARLRDWGTVLGALPDGTRPPRRIAVTHPAPLLQYLSLVDTPGTGGLDPAHTEIALDAVSQAAALLFVVDASSPFTRPELDFLIEASKRVNVVVFALTKVDAYPGWRTILADNQAQLQAHAPRFASAAWFPVSARLAELALTLPPEAAGELVAESRVAPLQHALVELAGKGHLLAQANVLRAVRSELVRLDLAAGERIAACDPPSGAAERVRQERAGLAARKRTESRQWSLALNTETQRARVEATGRLRSAVGGLQEEFLTRIDAARGEALKNLPAEVDRALHALSLRFSHDLEFRFRKVAERTLAQVFAPAELQFVLARINGSLRHALATRPRRDGGGADNVMIAMSAGGMAFMAGRGVAAGASALGAGALVGGGLLIPVAGLGLGLAAGAFILYRRRVATDRQQARVWLREVLGEARAALTDELAQRFTDLQYALTLALDDAIERRLAQLDTHIAEIDTALARDKADRARRRAAVQAQRDAIRARVKQVDEVLARARSLSPAPAAQEVAGR; this comes from the coding sequence GTGAGCGGCGGCGGTGGCGGGGGCGCGCCGGCGGCGTTGGGGACCCTGCTCGCCGGGGCGGTCGACACCTGTCTGGGTTTCGTGCGTAAGGCGGACCCGGACGCGGCCGCGGAGATCGACTCCCAGCGGCGCCGGGAGGTGACCCAGCCGTCGGTGGTGGTCGTCGGGGAAACGAAACGGGGAAAGAGTTCGCTGGTCAACGCGTTGATCGGGGTGACGGGTCTGTCGCCGGTCGACGCGGCGGTGGCGACGTCGGCGTACCTGGAGTTCGGCCACGGGCCGGCGGCGGCCGCGGTGGCGTTCGTGCCGGGCGTCGCCGAACCGGTGCCGGTGCCGGTGGCGCGGCTGCGGGACTGGGGCACCGTGCTGGGTGCGTTACCGGACGGGACGCGCCCGCCGCGGCGGATCGCGGTGACGCATCCGGCGCCGCTGCTGCAGTACCTGTCGCTGGTCGACACGCCCGGCACCGGTGGGCTGGACCCGGCGCACACCGAGATCGCGTTGGACGCGGTGTCGCAGGCGGCGGCGCTGCTGTTCGTGGTGGACGCCTCCAGCCCGTTCACCCGGCCCGAACTGGACTTCCTGATCGAGGCGAGCAAACGGGTCAACGTGGTGGTGTTCGCGTTGACGAAGGTCGACGCCTATCCGGGGTGGCGGACGATCCTGGCCGACAACCAGGCCCAGCTGCAGGCGCACGCGCCCCGGTTCGCGTCTGCCGCCTGGTTCCCGGTGTCGGCGCGGCTGGCCGAGTTGGCGTTGACGCTGCCGCCCGAGGCCGCCGGTGAGCTGGTCGCCGAGTCGCGGGTGGCGCCGCTGCAGCACGCGTTGGTCGAGCTGGCCGGCAAGGGGCACCTGTTGGCGCAGGCGAACGTGCTGCGGGCGGTCCGTAGTGAGCTGGTGCGCCTGGACCTGGCCGCTGGTGAGCGGATCGCCGCCTGTGATCCGCCGTCGGGTGCGGCCGAGCGGGTCAGACAGGAACGCGCCGGGTTGGCGGCACGGAAACGGACCGAGTCGCGGCAGTGGTCGCTGGCGTTGAACACCGAGACGCAGCGGGCCCGGGTGGAGGCGACCGGTCGGCTGCGCAGCGCCGTCGGCGGGTTGCAGGAGGAGTTCCTGACCCGGATCGACGCCGCCCGGGGTGAGGCGTTGAAGAACCTGCCGGCCGAGGTGGACCGGGCGTTGCACGCGTTGTCGCTGCGGTTCTCCCACGACCTGGAGTTCCGGTTCCGTAAGGTCGCCGAACGGACCCTGGCGCAGGTGTTCGCGCCGGCCGAGCTGCAGTTCGTGTTGGCGCGGATCAACGGCTCGTTGCGGCACGCACTGGCGACCCGGCCCCGGCGTGACGGCGGCGGCGCCGACAACGTGATGATCGCGATGTCGGCCGGTGGGATGGCGTTCATGGCCGGTCGGGGTGTCGCGGCCGGCGCGTCGGCGCTGGGTGCGGGGGCGCTCGTCGGCGGTGGGCTGCTGATTCCGGTCGCCGGCCTCGGCCTGGGGTTGGCCGCCGGGGCGTTCATCCTGTACCGGCGGCGGGTCGCCACCGACCGGCAGCAGGCCCGGGTGTGGCTGCGGGAGGTGCTCGGTGAGGCGCGGGCGGCGTTGACCGACGAGTTGGCGCAGCGGTTCACCGACCTGCAGTACGCGTTGACGTTGGCGTTGGACGACGCCATCGAACGGCGGCTGGCGCAGTTGGACACACACATCGCCGAGATCGACACGGCGTTGGCGCGGGACAAGGCGGACCGGGCGCGGCGGCGGGCCGCGGTGCAGGCGCAGCGGGACGCGATCCGTGCCCGGGTCAAGCAGGTCGACGAGGTGCTGGCCAGGGCCCGGTCGCTGTCCCCGGCACCGGCGGCGCAGGAGGTGGCGGGCCGATGA
- a CDS encoding lysophospholipid acyltransferase family protein has product MDTTTTTTPAPPARWRAPLLWRAMQIAARLVVALLARLQVTGDVPDRLRDGPLILAANHVSPFDPIVLAAACRARRVSPRFLATGGLFRAPVVGAVMRRAGHIRVDRRTSVVAAALGSAARAVGDGSVVLVYPEGRIGLDPWMWPERGKTGAARLALTTATPVVPVAQWGAHAVLPWAAPRGLGRAVLRAMVRRPVVRVHFGPPVELSGIDPARTGAAQRATARIIDAIGDGLAGLRPDEPHMPRYVDVTRPVDLSRRHRRGVADALPDTATTDCLAEGDAGRAPEVT; this is encoded by the coding sequence ATGGACACCACCACCACCACCACCCCCGCTCCCCCCGCCCGCTGGCGCGCACCGCTGCTGTGGCGGGCCATGCAGATCGCCGCCCGGCTGGTCGTCGCGCTGCTCGCCCGGCTGCAGGTCACCGGCGACGTACCGGACCGGCTGCGCGACGGGCCGCTGATCCTGGCCGCGAACCACGTCAGCCCGTTCGACCCGATCGTGCTCGCCGCGGCCTGTCGGGCCCGGCGGGTCTCCCCTCGGTTCCTCGCCACCGGTGGGCTGTTCCGGGCCCCGGTGGTGGGCGCGGTGATGCGTCGCGCCGGGCACATCCGGGTGGACCGGCGCACCAGCGTCGTCGCCGCAGCGCTGGGTTCGGCGGCGCGGGCGGTCGGCGATGGTTCGGTGGTGCTGGTCTACCCGGAGGGGCGCATCGGGTTGGATCCGTGGATGTGGCCCGAGCGCGGCAAGACGGGTGCGGCCCGGCTGGCGTTGACCACCGCGACGCCGGTGGTGCCGGTGGCGCAGTGGGGCGCGCACGCCGTACTGCCCTGGGCGGCGCCCCGAGGGTTGGGTCGCGCGGTGCTGCGGGCGATGGTGCGCCGGCCCGTGGTGCGGGTGCATTTCGGCCCGCCGGTGGAGCTGTCCGGCATCGACCCGGCCCGGACCGGCGCCGCGCAGCGGGCCACGGCCCGGATCATCGATGCGATCGGGGACGGCCTGGCCGGGCTGCGGCCGGACGAGCCGCACATGCCCCGCTACGTCGACGTCACCCGGCCGGTGGACCTCAGCCGGCGGCACCGCCGGGGCGTCGCGGACGCGCTGCCCGACACGGCCACCACGGACTGTCTGGCCGAGGGTGACGCCGGGCGGGCACCGGAGGTGACCTGA
- a CDS encoding LuxR family transcriptional regulator: protein MSAPPRYVLDTVADATTVTRRLTRDGWTPREGFALPDANWDVTTSRLALFGRVTDTDTVALVTLAAARGAAVVAICDPASDLCHALVDDLGRLGPVLRRSEVDPPTITDDTVLVPEQRALLERLANGETIAAAAAAEFLSLRTANRRIAQARAAYGVRTTREAVLAYLRQRQR, encoded by the coding sequence ATGAGCGCACCGCCGCGCTACGTCCTGGACACCGTCGCCGACGCCACCACCGTCACCCGACGGCTGACCCGCGACGGCTGGACCCCCCGCGAAGGATTCGCCCTGCCCGACGCCAACTGGGACGTCACCACCAGCCGGCTCGCGCTGTTCGGCCGGGTCACCGACACCGACACCGTCGCCCTGGTGACCCTGGCCGCCGCGCGCGGAGCCGCCGTCGTGGCCATCTGCGACCCGGCCAGCGACCTGTGCCACGCCCTCGTCGACGACCTCGGCAGGCTCGGGCCAGTGCTACGCCGCAGTGAGGTCGACCCGCCGACGATCACCGACGACACCGTCCTCGTCCCCGAACAGCGGGCGCTACTGGAACGGCTCGCCAACGGCGAGACCATCGCCGCGGCGGCGGCCGCGGAGTTCCTGTCCCTGCGGACCGCGAACCGCCGCATCGCCCAGGCCCGCGCCGCGTACGGGGTCCGGACCACCCGGGAAGCGGTGCTGGCCTACCTGCGCCAACGACAGCGCTGA
- a CDS encoding dynamin family protein, protein MGAGPLSGRVAALCDEVGPRVGPGVGGEVLRVRRRLDEPLRVAIAGRLKAGKSTLVNALIGRRVAPTEVGECTRIVTQFRYGTADRVDVVRRDGVRVSLPLDAAGMIPQRLGVPRAQISFVDVTLTSDHLRELTVIDTPGLSSTSAGVSDSARRFLFATSGADGGPDVDTTAPFDAGIDDDSVGAVSGAEAIVYVFTQSVRDDDVRALEAFRSVSARLSSNPINSVGLFNKVDKLVAGGADPWPVAAPLAADQTRVLRRVVSDVVPAVGLLAETTEAGRLTAADCEALRVLAGLPAAQRMVLLASVDLFVSRDCPVPAAQRERLLGLLDLYGVGFAVAQLQAAPQLASGDLVRALYAASGFPRLRHTLDEAFRWRTDAIKAGWALSSLEKVASHTAHPGDRETLRDAIERLLHQPEYHRLRLLEVAQQVTTGSVELPEAMEQELTRLALSADARWVLDLPAASVEQLAAAAVEAATRWRVFAVAGASPAQSRVALVAHRGFHLLSQQVRTAPR, encoded by the coding sequence ATGGGAGCTGGGCCGTTGAGTGGCCGGGTCGCGGCGTTGTGCGACGAGGTGGGTCCCCGGGTGGGTCCGGGGGTCGGTGGTGAGGTGTTGCGGGTACGGCGGCGGTTGGACGAGCCGCTGAGGGTGGCGATCGCAGGCCGGCTCAAGGCCGGCAAGTCGACCCTGGTGAACGCGTTGATCGGGCGGCGGGTGGCGCCGACGGAGGTCGGTGAGTGCACCCGGATCGTGACCCAGTTCCGGTACGGCACCGCCGACCGGGTGGATGTGGTGCGACGCGACGGCGTACGGGTGAGTCTGCCGTTGGACGCGGCGGGGATGATCCCGCAGCGGCTGGGGGTGCCGCGGGCGCAGATCTCGTTCGTCGACGTGACGTTGACCAGCGACCATCTGCGGGAGCTGACGGTGATCGACACGCCGGGGTTGTCGTCGACCAGCGCCGGGGTCAGTGACTCGGCGCGACGGTTCCTGTTCGCCACCTCCGGTGCCGACGGCGGGCCGGATGTGGACACCACCGCCCCGTTCGACGCCGGGATCGACGACGACTCCGTCGGCGCGGTGTCCGGCGCGGAGGCCATCGTGTACGTGTTCACCCAGTCGGTGCGCGACGACGACGTACGGGCGTTGGAGGCATTCCGGTCGGTGTCGGCGCGGCTGTCCAGCAATCCGATCAACTCGGTGGGTCTGTTCAACAAGGTCGACAAGTTGGTGGCCGGTGGGGCCGACCCGTGGCCGGTGGCGGCACCGTTGGCGGCCGATCAGACGCGGGTGCTGCGGCGGGTGGTCTCCGACGTGGTGCCGGCGGTGGGGTTGCTGGCGGAGACGACGGAGGCGGGCCGGTTGACCGCCGCCGACTGTGAGGCGTTGCGGGTGCTGGCCGGGCTGCCGGCTGCGCAGCGGATGGTGCTGCTGGCGTCGGTGGATCTGTTCGTGTCCCGGGACTGTCCGGTGCCGGCGGCGCAGCGGGAGCGGCTGCTGGGGTTGCTGGACCTGTACGGGGTCGGGTTCGCGGTGGCGCAGTTGCAGGCGGCGCCGCAGTTGGCGTCGGGTGATCTGGTGCGGGCGTTGTACGCGGCGTCGGGGTTTCCCCGGCTGCGGCACACCCTCGACGAGGCGTTCCGGTGGCGCACCGATGCGATCAAGGCGGGTTGGGCGTTGTCGAGTCTGGAGAAGGTGGCCAGCCACACGGCGCATCCGGGTGACCGGGAGACGCTGCGTGACGCGATCGAGCGGCTGCTGCACCAGCCGGAGTACCACCGGCTGCGGCTGCTGGAGGTAGCGCAGCAGGTGACGACGGGCAGTGTCGAGTTGCCGGAGGCGATGGAGCAGGAGCTGACCCGGTTGGCGTTGTCGGCCGACGCGCGGTGGGTGCTGGACCTGCCGGCGGCGTCGGTGGAGCAGTTGGCGGCGGCGGCGGTCGAGGCGGCCACCCGGTGGCGGGTGTTCGCGGTCGCCGGGGCGTCGCCGGCGCAGTCGCGGGTGGCGCTGGTCGCCCACCGTGGGTTCCACCTGCTGTCGCAGCAGGTACGGACGGCGCCCCGGTGA
- a CDS encoding helix-turn-helix transcriptional regulator, translating into MRHPAGGGHAARTRPEGTAGPAADDLFATVTGRLTRPGLVVVTGAPGCGRSTLLRRVAAAFAGPVHTGGALACLGHVPAFPLSHALRVRLPVDDLALLAEAVRSRVRHGLLVLDDLQWADPATVAVLPAIARHCRVLVAVRTPHLLPEAALAPMRDAAACWLTVPPLDPAATADLIHRTAPALDPARVAELARHAGGNPLAATALARHATRGGPPATGRDDLDQVSYAVAAAVADLTRPARTALAALGLLGRGAPAALLGDGVVELAAADLVHVGDDGTVTPVSPYQAQVAAGVLDDTSRRALHRRLADLVADPLDAARHLAAAGDPTAAYQRAVAAADTATTGGARAELLLFACAQPAATDTVRLAAARAALTVGRPRRAADLLAGVTLDPQAGVVRAEALLQAGDPHAARACAGSVPDAAAPPIVAARDRVLLLADLATDPAAAARQAATLTARHGTTPAHPGLRAALAATAAATRAPGWEHALAGAAAAAATAGDLLTARCSAWQLVQTLTGDGRLAEAAHTAAAAAAACAADLAYSWQVRFLAARLWCLALRGDPTDAGQPTDADDDRACAGAGGSDRPPAAGDRLLRAAADLADRTLPTAAHQYATATTSLLEADAGLLAPARARLSAAAPPSALVDWVAREAAWLDGQPDKATAPTGMPAPPLIDGLRRITAFWAAHDNPGETAPPALPAPPLPAAAAATVTAWTSADPRDFSQAATAWRDVAVREQVRCLLAHGLHEPDPVRAVPALLAAETIADRAGLVVLLGRTRRALRRHAVRRDERGQRGGDLLTARERDVLRLVSHGEPTRRIAGQLGISTETVETHVRAGMRKLGARTRTEAAALAMEADR; encoded by the coding sequence GTGCGGCACCCAGCCGGCGGCGGACACGCCGCCCGCACCCGACCCGAGGGCACCGCCGGGCCCGCCGCCGACGACCTGTTCGCCACCGTCACCGGCCGACTCACCCGACCCGGCCTCGTCGTCGTCACCGGCGCCCCCGGCTGCGGCCGCAGCACCCTGCTGCGGCGGGTCGCCGCCGCGTTCGCCGGCCCCGTCCACACCGGCGGCGCCCTCGCCTGCCTGGGCCACGTCCCCGCGTTCCCGCTGAGCCACGCCCTGCGGGTCCGGCTGCCCGTCGACGACCTCGCCCTGCTCGCCGAAGCGGTCCGTTCCCGGGTACGCCACGGCCTGCTCGTCCTCGACGACCTGCAGTGGGCCGACCCGGCCACCGTCGCCGTGCTGCCCGCCATCGCCCGACACTGCCGGGTCCTCGTCGCGGTACGCACCCCGCACCTGCTGCCCGAGGCCGCGCTGGCGCCGATGCGGGACGCCGCCGCCTGCTGGCTGACGGTGCCGCCGCTGGACCCGGCGGCCACCGCCGACCTGATCCACCGCACCGCTCCCGCGCTGGACCCGGCGAGGGTCGCGGAGCTGGCCCGCCACGCCGGCGGGAACCCCCTGGCCGCCACCGCCCTGGCCCGCCACGCCACCCGCGGCGGCCCACCGGCCACCGGACGTGACGACCTCGACCAGGTCAGCTACGCGGTCGCGGCCGCCGTCGCCGACCTGACCCGACCGGCCCGCACCGCGTTGGCCGCCCTCGGCCTGCTCGGTCGCGGCGCACCGGCCGCGCTGCTCGGCGACGGCGTCGTCGAACTCGCCGCCGCGGACCTGGTCCACGTCGGCGACGACGGTACGGTCACCCCGGTGTCGCCGTACCAGGCGCAGGTCGCCGCTGGCGTGCTCGACGACACCAGCCGCCGAGCCCTGCACCGGCGACTCGCCGACCTGGTCGCCGACCCCCTCGACGCCGCCCGGCACCTGGCGGCGGCCGGCGACCCGACCGCCGCATACCAGCGGGCGGTCGCCGCCGCCGACACGGCCACCACCGGCGGCGCCCGCGCCGAACTGCTGCTGTTCGCCTGCGCCCAGCCCGCCGCCACCGACACCGTACGGCTGGCCGCCGCCCGCGCCGCGCTGACCGTCGGGCGGCCCCGCCGCGCCGCCGACCTGCTCGCCGGTGTCACCCTCGACCCGCAGGCCGGCGTCGTACGGGCCGAGGCGCTGCTGCAGGCCGGTGATCCGCACGCCGCACGGGCCTGCGCCGGGTCGGTGCCCGACGCCGCCGCACCGCCCATCGTCGCCGCCCGCGACCGGGTTCTGCTGCTGGCCGACCTCGCCACCGACCCAGCCGCCGCCGCCCGGCAGGCCGCCACCCTCACCGCCCGGCACGGCACCACGCCAGCGCATCCCGGTCTGCGGGCCGCGCTGGCCGCCACCGCCGCCGCCACCCGCGCCCCCGGCTGGGAACACGCCCTCGCCGGCGCGGCCGCCGCCGCGGCGACCGCCGGTGACCTGCTCACCGCCCGGTGCAGCGCCTGGCAGCTCGTGCAGACCCTGACCGGCGACGGACGCCTGGCCGAAGCCGCCCACACCGCCGCCGCCGCGGCGGCCGCCTGCGCCGCCGACCTCGCCTACAGCTGGCAGGTCCGGTTCCTCGCCGCCAGGCTCTGGTGCCTGGCGCTACGCGGCGACCCGACCGACGCCGGCCAGCCGACCGACGCCGACGACGACCGCGCCTGCGCCGGCGCTGGCGGCTCGGACCGGCCGCCGGCCGCCGGCGACCGGCTGCTGCGGGCCGCCGCCGACCTCGCCGACCGCACCCTGCCCACCGCCGCCCACCAGTACGCCACCGCCACCACGAGTCTGCTCGAAGCCGACGCCGGCCTGCTCGCCCCGGCCCGCGCCCGACTCTCCGCAGCCGCACCGCCGAGCGCACTGGTCGACTGGGTGGCCCGGGAAGCCGCCTGGCTCGACGGCCAACCCGACAAGGCCACCGCGCCGACCGGCATGCCCGCGCCGCCGCTGATCGACGGACTCCGGCGGATCACCGCCTTCTGGGCGGCGCACGACAACCCGGGGGAGACCGCACCACCGGCGCTGCCGGCACCGCCGCTGCCGGCAGCGGCCGCCGCCACCGTCACCGCCTGGACGAGCGCCGACCCCCGCGACTTCAGCCAGGCCGCCACCGCCTGGCGCGACGTCGCCGTACGCGAACAGGTCCGCTGCCTGCTCGCCCACGGACTGCACGAACCCGACCCGGTGCGTGCCGTCCCGGCCCTGCTCGCCGCCGAGACCATCGCCGACCGGGCCGGGCTGGTCGTGCTGCTCGGCCGCACCCGCCGGGCCCTGCGCCGCCACGCGGTACGCCGCGACGAACGCGGCCAACGCGGCGGTGACCTGCTCACCGCCCGCGAACGTGACGTGCTGCGGCTGGTCTCCCACGGCGAACCCACCCGCCGCATCGCCGGGCAGCTCGGCATCTCCACCGAAACCGTGGAAACCCACGTACGGGCCGGGATGCGTAAACTCGGTGCCCGCACCCGCACCGAAGCCGCGGCCCTGGCCATGGAGGCCGACCGATGA
- the cydB gene encoding cytochrome d ubiquinol oxidase subunit II, with the protein MELTTVWFGLIATLFTGYFVLEGFDFGVGVLARLIGRTEPERRAAIATIGPVWDGNEVWLITAGGAMFAAFPEWYATLFSGFYLPLLLILIALILRGVAFEYRDKRPEPQWRRRWDNAIFFGSLTPAIVWGVAFANIVAGVPLDADHEYTGTLLTLLNPYALLGGATTAALFITHGAVFLALKTTDDLRRRANKVAGWTGLAAAVLAVAFLTWTLTIRANPAAIALAAGAALALVAALAANRVRREGWAFTGTATAIGLAVAALFTALFPNVLPSTTDPTGTLTTTNAASTTYTLTIMTWIAAILTPVVLAYQGWTYWVFRNRVSVTDQPSH; encoded by the coding sequence GTGGAACTCACCACCGTCTGGTTCGGGCTCATCGCCACCCTGTTCACCGGCTACTTCGTCCTCGAAGGATTCGACTTCGGCGTCGGCGTCCTCGCCCGCCTCATCGGCCGCACCGAACCCGAACGCCGCGCCGCCATCGCCACCATCGGCCCCGTCTGGGACGGCAACGAAGTCTGGCTCATCACCGCCGGCGGCGCCATGTTCGCCGCCTTCCCCGAGTGGTACGCCACCCTCTTCTCCGGCTTCTACCTACCGCTACTCCTCATCCTCATCGCCCTCATCCTGCGCGGCGTCGCCTTCGAATACCGCGACAAACGACCCGAACCCCAATGGCGCAGACGCTGGGACAACGCCATCTTCTTCGGCTCCCTCACCCCCGCCATCGTCTGGGGCGTCGCCTTCGCCAACATCGTCGCCGGCGTCCCACTCGACGCCGACCACGAATACACCGGCACCCTGCTCACCCTGCTCAACCCGTACGCCCTGCTCGGCGGCGCCACCACCGCCGCCCTGTTCATCACCCACGGCGCCGTCTTCCTCGCCCTCAAAACCACCGACGACCTGCGCCGACGCGCCAACAAAGTCGCCGGCTGGACCGGCCTGGCCGCCGCCGTCCTCGCCGTCGCATTCCTCACCTGGACCCTCACCATCCGCGCCAACCCCGCCGCCATCGCCCTCGCCGCCGGCGCCGCACTCGCCCTCGTCGCCGCACTCGCCGCCAACCGGGTACGCCGCGAAGGCTGGGCCTTCACCGGCACCGCCACCGCCATCGGCCTCGCCGTCGCCGCCCTGTTCACCGCCCTGTTCCCCAACGTCCTACCCTCCACCACCGACCCCACCGGCACCCTCACCACCACCAACGCCGCCTCCACCACCTACACCCTCACGATCATGACCTGGATCGCCGCCATACTCACCCCCGTCGTCCTGGCCTACCAGGGCTGGACCTACTGGGTGTTCCGCAACCGCGTCAGCGTCACCGACCAACCCAGCCACTGA